The Candidatus Polarisedimenticolia bacterium genome includes a region encoding these proteins:
- a CDS encoding kelch repeat-containing protein: MTPRASRRPAWLVAVVLLQGLISTADAPQVPTGTWAPTGGMVSSRTGATAALLADGRVLVVAGGEDAEGPSATAELYDGGTQVFSPAAAMGVARARAAAVALSDGRVLVTGGLAAGGEATSAAEAYDPGTDSWSAVGDMAEARA, encoded by the coding sequence ATGACACCTCGCGCCTCTCGACGTCCGGCCTGGCTGGTCGCGGTTGTCCTTCTTCAGGGGCTGATCTCCACAGCGGATGCACCCCAGGTGCCCACGGGGACCTGGGCTCCCACCGGCGGAATGGTTTCGAGCCGCACCGGGGCCACGGCCGCCCTGCTCGCCGATGGCCGCGTGCTGGTGGTGGCGGGGGGGGAGGACGCCGAAGGGCCCTCGGCCACCGCCGAGCTGTACGACGGCGGGACGCAAGTGTTCTCGCCCGCCGCGGCCATGGGAGTGGCGCGCGCCCGCGCCGCCGCGGTCGCGCTCAGCGACGGCCGCGTGCTCGTCACGGGCGGACTCGCCGCCGGGGGCGAAGCGACCAGCGCCGCCGAAGCCTACGATCCGGGCACCGACTCGTGGTCCGCGGTGGGCGACATGGCCGAGGCGCGCGCG